A single window of Pyrus communis chromosome 10, drPyrComm1.1, whole genome shotgun sequence DNA harbors:
- the LOC137747501 gene encoding disease resistance protein RPV1-like, whose amino-acid sequence MEGLQKLIGKIPKDPPKLGSASASFGTHRGTEGLAAALSSSDQSRILLNRPASRDMNNCSAITVDSAMTAHEVSSSSSSKSKLWNYTVFLSFSGETRNGFTGHLHAQFKDRGYQAYIDEDDLKRTKEIKKELYQGIEESRISIIVFSKMYAGSSWCLDELVKIMECRDKLGRDVLPIFYHVDPSHVRKQNGDFTEAFQKHEKDIHEEKDGKTREKVNQWRRALTEAANLSGYHLKITDNRHEATVIREIVDKVITNWLLTINILPAAKHQVGIDSRIKDIITYLSSDGSDDVLMVGIWGMGGLGKTTSAKAIFNKIHHKFQFKCFLADVRDNTSKHGLAYLQEKLIFDILKQKSEISSVDKGISLIEDQFSHRKVLVIIDNIDEVEQLNAIAGNHKWFGPGSRIIITTRDEHLLKQGKVNKTYPAQELNKEEALELLSWHAFGNRQPSEGFLELSEKFVSYCDGLPLALEVLGSFLVKRPIAEWECELKKLKTTPEGKIIKPLRISFEGLDDTQKAIFLDICCFFIGEDKDYVAKVLDECEFFATIGISVLCERCLVTVERNKLNMHDLLREMARVIISEKSPRQPEKWSRLWNPQDVTHVLTKKSGTEEVEGLVLHFPDFNKSSCFSTEAFAHMNKLRLLDLENVELNGEYEHLPKELIWLRWHRCSLQSIPDDFFNQDKLVFLEMIGSSLVKVWEGSKSLQNLKIINLSCSSFLIKSPDFSQVPNLEELILESCLSLLEIHPSIGNLTRLSLVNLEGCDKLVSLPRDFYRLKSVETLLLNSCYQFRELHEDLGEMESLRVLKADNTSISQLPHTTVRFKKLTHLSIMAAPCGERSFAYSLPSYSGDQITNFHIIRHRMGALNDDGIPKDLGSLNSLQFLDLGGNDFHTLPSFSGLSKLETLLLSKCKFLHTIPDLPTNLKLLDANGCPALETMPNLSEMANMRELDISDSPKLIEVPGLDKSLNSMTLIHMSNCTNLTADFKKNILQGWTSCGLGGIFLHWSYVPDWFEFVNDGNQVSFDIPPSEDHNFEGLTLFCISQFSSTLAITIVNNTKHTELRETITIRSLLRDYLWQGNISNDKLNLQSGDKVDVIFGDRDYPDRMKRIGVNLVWDKPMK is encoded by the exons ATGGAGGGTTTGCAGAAGTTGATTGGGAAAATCCCAAAAGACCCCCCAAAATTGGGCTCCGCTTCAGCTTCCTTCGGCACTCACCGTGGGACTGAAGGTCTCGCCGCCGCTCTGTCTTCCTCCGATCAGTCTCGTATTTTGCTCAACAGACCCGCAAG tcGTGATATGAACAACTGCAGTGCCATAACGGTCGATTCCGCCATGACAGCCCACGAAGTCTCCTCTTCATCCTCCTCCAAGTCAAAACTCTGGAATTACACTGTGTTTTTGAGCTTCAGCGGCGAAACGCGCAATGGCTTCACCGGCCACCTCCACGCGCAATTCAAAGACCGGGGATACCAGGCTTATATCGATGAGGACGATCTAAAAAGAacgaaagaaataaaaaaggaactGTACCAGGGAATTGAAGAGTCGAGGATCTCTATCATTGTCTTCTCAAAGATGTATGCAGGTTCGAGTTGGTGTCTTGACGAGCTGGTTAAGATCATGGAGTGCAGAGACAAACTGGGGCGAGATGTTTTGCCAATATTCTATCATGTTGATCCTTCACATGTCAGGAAGCAAAATGGAGATTTTACCGAAGCATTTCAGAAGCACGAAAAGGACATCcatgaagaaaaagatggcaAGACACGTGAAAAGGTAAACCAGTGGAGAAGGGCTCTTACAGAAGCTGCAAATTTGTCTGGCTACCATCTTAAAATCACTGACAATAG GCACGAAGCAACGGTTATAAGAGAAATTGTTGACAAGGTTATTACGAACTGGCTTTTGACCATAAACATATTACCAGCGGCCAAGCACCAAGTTGGAATCGATTCTCGGATTAAAGATATTATCACTTATCTTTCAAGTGATGGATCAGATGATGTTCTCATGGTTGGAATTTGGGGGATGGGTGGATTGGGTAAAACAACATCTGCGAAAgccatttttaacaaaattcatCATAAGTTCCAGTTCAAATGTTTCCTTGCCGATGTTCGCGACAATACAAGTAAACATGGTCTGGCTTATTTGcaagaaaaacttatttttgaCATCTTGAAACAGAAGTCTGAAATAAGCAGTGTTGATAAAGGTATCAGTCTGATAGAAGATCAATTTTCACATAGAAAGGTACTTGTCATCATAGACAACATAGATGAAGTGGAACAATTGAATGCAATAGCTGGAAATCACAAATGGTTTGGTCCTGGAAGTAGAATTATCATAACGACACGAGATGAACATTTACTAAAGCAAGGGAAAGTGAACAAGACATATCCGGCTCAGGAATTGAATAAAGAAGAAGCTCTAGAGCTCTTGAGTTGGCATGCCTTTGGAAATCGACAGCCTAGCGAAGGATTTCTTGAACTCTCAGAAAAGTTTGTTTCTTACTGTGATGGTTTGCCACTAGcccttgaagttttaggttcttTTTTGGTTAAAAGACCCATTGCAGAGTGGGAATGTGaattgaagaaattgaaaacaactcctgaaggaaaaataataaaaccacTAAGAATAAGCTTTGAAGGGCTAGATGATACACAGAAGGCTATATTCCTTGACATATGTTGTTTCTTTATTGGAGAGGACAAGGACTATGTCGCAAAAGTATTAGATGAATGTGAATTTTTTGCGACAATAGGAATCAGTGTCCTCTGTGAACGATGTCTTGTAACTGTTGAACGCAACAAGTTGAATATGCATGATTTGCTTCGAGAAATGGCCAGAGtaatcatttctgaaaaatctCCTCGTCAGCCTGAAAAATGGAGTAGGTTGTGGAATCCTCAAGATGTCACCCATGTATTAACAAAGAAATCT GGAACCGAAGAAGTTGAAGGACTTGTTCTACATTTCCCTGATTTTAATAAGTCTAGTTGTTTCAGTACAGAAGCATTTGCCCATATGAATAAACTGAGACTGCTTGACCTCGAGAACGTAGAGCTCAATGGAGAATACGAACATCTCCCCAAAGAGTTAATATGGTTGCGCTGGCATAGATGCAGTTTGCAGTCCATACCGGATGACTTTTTTAATCAAGATAAACTAGTTTTTTTAGAGATGATCGGCAGCAGTCTGGTAAAAGTTTGGGAGGGTTCCAAG TCGCTTCAGAACTTGAAAATCATTAATCTCAGTTGTTCCAGTTTCCTAATTAAATCACCGGACTTTTCGCAAGTCCCAAATCTTGAAGAGTTGATATTGGAAAGCTGTTTAAGTTTGTTAGAAATTCACCCCTCCATTGGTAATCTTACAAGACTCTCTTTGGTGAACCTTGAAGGATGTGACAAGCTTGTTTCTCTTCCAAGGGATTTCTATAGGTTGAAATCTGTGGAGACTCTTCTTCTTAATAGTTGTTATCAATTCAGAGAACTGCATGAGGATTTAGGGGAGATGGAATCATTGAGAGTACTTAAAGCAGATAATACATCCATAAGTCAACTACCACATACCACAGTAAGATTTAAGAAACTCACTCATTTATCTATAATGGCAGCGCCTTGTGGTGAACGTTCATTTGCTTACAGTCTGCCAAGCTACAGTGGTGATCAAATCaccaactttcatatcattCGTCACAGAATGGGCGCATTAAATGATGATGGAATCCCCAAGGATCTTGGGAGTCTAAATTCTTTACAATTTTTGGATCTTGGAGGGAATGATTTTCATACCCTACCAAGCTTCAGTGGTCTTTCAAAGCTTGAAACTCTACTGTTAAGTAAATGCAAGTTTCTTCATACAATCCCCGACTTACCAACAAATTTGAAATTGCTGGATGCCAATGGTTGCCCTGCATTGGAAACAATGCCTAATCTTTCAGAAATGGCAAATATGAGAGAACTGGATATAAGTGATTCACCCAAACTCATTGAGGTTCCAGGCCTGGATAAGTCATTAAACTCCATGACATTGATTCATATGAGTAACTGCACCAATCTCACAGCTGATTTTAAGAAGAACATCCTACAG GGATGGACTTCCTGCGGACTCGGTGGCATTTTCCTCCATTGGAGTTATGTTCCTGATTGGTTTGAGTTTGTCAATGATGGCAATCAAGTCAGTTTTGATATTCCCCCTAGTGAGGATCATAATTTTGAAGGACTGACTCTGTTCTGCATTTCCCAATTTTCTTCCACTCTTGCCATTACTATTGTAAATAATACCAAGCATACTGAGTTGCGGGAGACCATCACAATCAGATCACTTCTGCGCGATTATCTTTGGCAGGGAAATATATCGAACGATAAGCTCAATTTGCAAAGTGGGGATAAAGTTGATGTAATTTTTGGAGACAGGGATTATCCTGATAGAATGAAGAGAATAGGAGTTAATCTAGTATGGGACAAACCTATGAAGTAA